Proteins encoded within one genomic window of Jiangella mangrovi:
- the rpsB gene encoding 30S ribosomal protein S2, producing MAVVTMRQLLESGVHFGHQTRRWNPKMKRFIFTERNGIYIIDLQQSLSYIDRAYEFVKETVAHGGTVLFVGTKKQAQEAVREQATRVNMPYVTERWLGGMLTNFQTVNKRLQRLKELEELDFDDVAGSGLTKKELLMRKREKDKLERTLGGVRNMAKVPSAVWIVDTKKEHLAVDEARKLGIPIVAILDTNCDPDEVDFPIPGNDDAIRAVSLLTRVVADSVADGLLGRQGQRGEVSDGAELASDEPLAEWEKELLQQSDATTAPDAAPAEAPAADAAAEAPVAETTEAPAADAAAAEAPATEEAPAADAAEAPAETVDEPAAQQA from the coding sequence ATGGCCGTCGTCACCATGCGTCAGCTGCTCGAGAGTGGTGTCCACTTCGGGCACCAGACCCGGCGCTGGAACCCGAAGATGAAGCGCTTCATCTTCACCGAGCGCAACGGCATCTACATCATCGACCTGCAGCAGTCGCTGTCCTACATCGACCGCGCCTACGAGTTCGTCAAGGAGACCGTCGCCCACGGTGGCACGGTGCTCTTCGTCGGCACGAAGAAGCAGGCCCAGGAGGCCGTGCGCGAGCAGGCCACCCGCGTCAACATGCCCTACGTCACCGAGCGGTGGCTGGGCGGCATGCTGACGAACTTCCAGACCGTCAACAAGCGGCTGCAGCGGCTCAAGGAGCTCGAGGAGCTCGACTTCGACGACGTCGCCGGCTCCGGTCTGACGAAGAAGGAGCTTCTCATGCGCAAGCGTGAGAAGGACAAGCTCGAGCGCACCCTGGGCGGCGTGCGCAACATGGCCAAGGTGCCCAGCGCGGTGTGGATCGTCGACACCAAGAAGGAGCACCTCGCCGTCGACGAGGCGCGCAAGCTCGGCATCCCGATCGTCGCGATCCTCGACACCAACTGCGACCCCGACGAGGTCGACTTCCCGATCCCGGGCAACGACGACGCCATTCGTGCGGTCAGCCTGCTGACCCGCGTCGTCGCCGACTCCGTGGCCGACGGCCTGCTGGGCCGCCAGGGTCAGCGTGGCGAGGTCTCCGACGGCGCCGAGCTGGCTTCGGACGAGCCGCTGGCCGAGTGGGAGAAGGAGCTGCTGCAGCAGTCCGACGCCACCACGGCCCCCGACGCCGCTCCGGCCGAGGCCCCCGCGGCCGACGCTGCTGCCGAGGCCCCGGTCGCCGAGACCACCGAGGCCCCTGCTGCCGACGCCGCCGCGGCCGAGGCTCCGGCGACCGAGGAGGCCCCCGCGGCCGACGCCGCCGAGGCTCCGGCCGAGACCGTCGACGAGCCTGCCGCCCAGCAGGCCTGA
- a CDS encoding ABC transporter ATP-binding protein → MSDVLVRASDLKVHFGDVRAVDGVDLEVRRGETLGLVGESGCGKSTLGNALLRLVEPTNGTVEFDGVDVTAAGRRELRALRRRTAMIFQDPYASLDPRRTVAESIGEPLAIHKLHQGRAARRARVGELMEVVGLDPRLGGRYPHEFSGGQRQRVGIARALAGEPDFVVCDEPIASLDVSVQAQVVNLLVRLQRELGLTYLFVSHDLAAVRQVADRVAVMYLGRVVELGDGASVSSAPAHPYTEALVSAVPVPEPSRERSRRRIVLTGDVPSPADPPSGCRFRTRCPKVFEPCPDHDPVLQPTGPEQAAACHLHGVTDR, encoded by the coding sequence ATGAGCGACGTGCTGGTGCGGGCCAGCGACCTGAAGGTGCACTTCGGCGACGTCCGCGCCGTCGACGGTGTCGACCTGGAGGTCCGCCGCGGCGAGACGCTGGGGCTGGTGGGGGAGTCCGGCTGCGGCAAGTCCACCCTCGGCAACGCGCTGCTGCGGCTGGTCGAGCCGACGAACGGGACGGTGGAGTTCGACGGCGTCGACGTGACGGCGGCCGGACGGCGCGAGCTGCGGGCGCTGCGCCGGCGCACCGCGATGATCTTCCAGGACCCGTACGCCTCGCTCGACCCGCGCCGGACCGTCGCGGAGTCGATCGGCGAGCCACTGGCCATCCACAAGCTGCACCAGGGGCGGGCGGCGCGGCGGGCCCGCGTCGGCGAGCTGATGGAGGTCGTCGGGCTGGACCCGCGCCTCGGCGGACGGTACCCGCACGAGTTCTCCGGCGGGCAGCGCCAGCGCGTCGGCATCGCGCGGGCGCTGGCCGGCGAGCCGGACTTCGTCGTCTGCGACGAGCCGATCGCCTCGCTCGACGTGTCGGTGCAGGCGCAGGTGGTGAACCTGCTGGTGCGGCTGCAGCGCGAGCTCGGGCTGACCTACCTGTTCGTCTCGCACGACCTCGCGGCCGTGCGGCAGGTGGCCGACCGGGTCGCCGTCATGTACCTGGGCCGGGTGGTCGAACTGGGCGACGGCGCCTCCGTGTCGTCGGCGCCCGCGCACCCGTACACCGAGGCGCTGGTGTCCGCCGTCCCCGTCCCGGAGCCGTCGCGGGAGCGGTCGCGGCGGCGGATCGTCCTCACCGGCGACGTGCCCAGCCCGGCCGATCCGCCGTCGGGCTGCCGGTTCCGCACCCGCTGCCCGAAGGTGTTCGAGCCGTGCCCGGACCACGATCCCGTGCTGCAGCCGACCGGCCCCGAGCAGGCGGCCGCCTGCCACCTGCACGGCGTCACTGACCGGTGA
- a CDS encoding ABC transporter ATP-binding protein has translation MSAPAQAPLLAVDDLHVAFRTRRGPARVVNGLSFELHPGRTLAVVGESGSGKSVSSLALLGLLPGTADVRGSAIFDGDELIGRSEEELRKVRGAGIGMVFQDPMTSLNPVLTVERQIGEALRAHEKVSGDGVRSRAAELLTEVGIPDATARLRAYPHQLSGGMRQRVMIAIALAGNPKVLIADEATTALDVTVQAQILELIEKLQDEHGMGVVWITHDLGVVAGIADHVVVMYAGRCVEEGAVDELFGRPAHPYTRGLLGALPVVDDPRPARARDELATMPGLPPDPVELPPGCPFHPRCPVRADARCATEPPPLAPVPGSAVEHRAATFYPEEAARG, from the coding sequence ATGAGTGCGCCGGCGCAAGCGCCCCTCCTCGCCGTCGACGACCTGCACGTCGCCTTCCGGACGCGACGGGGACCGGCCCGCGTCGTCAACGGGCTCTCGTTCGAGCTGCACCCGGGCCGCACGCTCGCCGTCGTCGGCGAGTCCGGGTCGGGCAAGTCCGTCAGCTCGCTCGCCCTGCTCGGGCTGCTGCCCGGCACCGCCGACGTCCGCGGCAGCGCGATCTTCGACGGCGACGAGCTGATCGGCCGCTCAGAAGAGGAACTCCGGAAGGTGCGGGGGGCGGGCATCGGCATGGTCTTCCAGGACCCGATGACCTCGCTGAACCCCGTCCTCACCGTCGAGCGGCAGATCGGCGAGGCGCTGCGGGCGCACGAGAAGGTGTCCGGCGACGGCGTCCGCTCCCGCGCCGCCGAGCTGCTGACCGAGGTCGGCATCCCCGACGCGACGGCTCGGCTGCGCGCGTACCCGCACCAGCTCTCCGGCGGCATGCGCCAGCGCGTCATGATCGCCATCGCGCTGGCCGGGAACCCGAAGGTGCTCATCGCCGACGAGGCGACGACGGCGCTCGACGTCACCGTCCAGGCGCAGATCCTCGAGCTGATCGAGAAGCTGCAGGACGAGCACGGCATGGGCGTCGTCTGGATCACCCACGACCTCGGTGTCGTCGCCGGCATCGCCGACCACGTCGTCGTCATGTACGCGGGCCGCTGCGTCGAGGAGGGCGCCGTCGACGAGCTGTTCGGCCGCCCCGCGCACCCGTACACGCGCGGGCTGCTCGGCGCGCTGCCGGTGGTCGACGACCCCCGGCCCGCGCGGGCGCGCGACGAGCTGGCGACCATGCCCGGACTCCCGCCGGACCCCGTCGAGCTGCCGCCCGGCTGCCCGTTCCACCCGCGCTGCCCGGTCCGCGCCGACGCCCGGTGCGCGACGGAGCCGCCGCCGCTGGCGCCCGTGCCCGGCAGCGCCGTCGAGCACCGTGCGGCGACGTTCTACCCGGAGGAGGCGGCGCGCGGATGA